One Fusarium poae strain DAOMC 252244 chromosome 4, whole genome shotgun sequence DNA window includes the following coding sequences:
- a CDS encoding hypothetical protein (BUSCO:87at5125): MVQHGYITWRYWLRRVRDADIIDARRSQSPITDATPSSHIKNAELPCRIQVDLIGLEWFVYNRSPAYDGILAGLTETHDPEPHSSGVSEKDEANVRLRGSKKDTGVSASNDKEADVKKHLGERAKNIFRRTTTGFGSVEDDENTKDEKPELPFMLRLFPVHVRCQKAAAVIGNENTKAILVAKTDSLDVEVDASETTTSDPYRQTFKVQFQHPVIEIKENEDFKEDQVTRATRDRDNTHNQETISKRSLFRHHRRKAVNSLRNLVPYWRRSVESFSTDSQTAMNTATSQVPGVNQWQGLTRYLDDRDRDDRARWASVEYAAVTTILDSPEAVLTVFWDAVGKVPEHSHHGGPKPFPISINGDEPPAWGMTFTIKGGTMNYGPWSDRQRADLQRFFFPSLCKDAIPSKPQKPGDWRVATTFQLSIEMDDAVTLRVPIREESKNWRWRGKEPPLRHAKPPTKRKQRNRAKKNSKGDATQIRPAGWLEVKLPANSSVKFVMDMLASSTGYTTKLDVDLPGSELWSSVNHDLLWRSGPQKISCDLSNPLSWNSLRNWHFNITSSKMELFMLRDHIFLITDLVDDWTTGPPADYLVYVPFKYHLNLSLKSLKVYLNVNEANIIDKATVIEDNTYLILSSPCLTAKSCIPADSFRPSKNAIPFDVRADQLDMALQVPQWNTQAAFLSSKQLGHIEGLVIDGSYNYNATTSTANTDTLILNVRGQSPYIYLYGFLVRYVILLKDNYFGEFVHFRTLDEYQNQLQLKKKNPDAEVVTQPPPKKSNDMDVVLGVRIEDLKIMLPTNLYSADRYIEGELAGISVDLRFTNYFMEVEVEVSPVSLSLGCVEGTLDSPSMSSSNTQLFIDGLRIFGHKLFGLPPSEPAYVCNWDVDVGGITGECTSDFLVAIAKGGKALAFCFDDVENALVPYSSLVFYDITFARVAVQSIQVWLHVDEAAFLMSTDTIDISFNDWARSHYSKRADIVIPNIQISCVNAESAGRQKARHPHPVETDAHFRTTVRLAVIGRKFNFSEERRIQQELVQREDQRTHRVEFLLLPEYVDELVPEPVEPPAQCAPPPPHPAVTLEAEMDDISRRTVTSRQSRGLSHKSSFLSLAESSNGSIVLGQSQYRTRSRPKQEGHSGANPSADNRRSWQSIASFGSLRSANDVVRAGPAYSSVAFSSQYVSPQFPLNGLRPSTAEVPVQISEDGEQDDRFDTRSIGLDDIDPNGLGEDHPYLSAIVEFPSGMSAFVNPNALRHAASLLDALQPNEPEDVLDTFQIDAMTKIFDLQNEQGTKGQIRDVMVRIPSASFRFLNSTSEDSSGYTQEDQDQYDLTLSRVALMARTSTSWDDPFRAETRHSRTSLQLRLGAAELSASERKPSYQEPQPAVMAQIEDVTVSIGEKEIRFIDAEIGSVVGSTASGKIEYLASLIHRTGNIASELGHIFSETMGKHENRYQYFTYLLLKHGESINDPSFLVRPSAVLRSADDHLRTNDSWKLAMRLRQVWTAMDLQSKARIISQCFDTIPDLPAHATRYVLDALEKWRGWDMEDLTGALVLTNIFGRLKETDKTTGDQLPLLGACRLAELQLVLDPGPKQNKIGFIDLAARIDQQMQEAEVTQNVPSTPFTTLNISCAEAGINLNWELCELAEEVLQLYGKSQNQVQPMSVIPKPKRPAKPNPATWPPVHIVVEVAKGAIEFETINLKARTLSHGLKMSLLHQSGQDASSAMSLMLNCNAITSILHSNSHALGMTQLKHASIFASHELQNTDDKSNHTIKASAGSRSLTFAIKEDPIGLMEVMDRLLGDEIQTVYNLKNQLASMSKPKPQDEQKKISDRLSSVRFNLAMFLDEYSITIPFLQSLTYKITGTVARAAVAANFGKEIIFDFDIKENYHEMQINVRNKPRSISLLQIPPTNGRITSHMGQVERQINVLSSLEIVQLDASAVYSLLTALNRPQISSAVQELQQQTKVIQDRVTEIFGADGDGSPKMATKPTKAENPNLRVVYNVHLTLAGLQVFAKTSLKSQAEPMAQVLFSLDRSHLHASNRHEAHGPILKYPEIHLNLSHIGLDIRRGSEDLMRSCGNLGVGVEVSANSTLGDDGKEDWAFNFRSDDFECNLAPETISTVVDVLGYMGEKIKDLDTSRELDYLRKLRQSKPKITINGDDEREEVDLIDSVLASVQYQFELRNIRVRWSVADNVADKSSTKEDLVLSVKLFEFGTRTKRSARLSIENFQIQMVPLGQDMNVRSLHSALLPVITFNIAYMSTASARRMAFQAVGESLDLRLTSAFIVPAAHLAESITLSLNNVAQASTQWNTAVTTDKKADELPKSQPQRSVFGNKRLESLLIDADFAGAVVYIASKRSLNNSSKALGRPSLAGKYGQFNTEDSESGTVLRSPGLAWKIEYRDDAQDDPSLYGEIKVDASSNILYPSVVPLVMDMLSSVKQVVKDDEEPEQSNKPEESKPTANKSGEGDNIITADPSAVLGRLKLNLGLRICRQEFSLSCQPIARVAATACFDNIYFTVNTVRSLEQGNFFAISGDFTKLHATVQHVYSRESTASFELDSITLSFMNSKHVSGTSGVSAILNVSPMAVSINAKQAQDFLLFREIWYPSELRSASAAPVAKMSTETSQSGHLVQRYQQVAATAAFPWTATISIAALDVTIDLGQAIGKSAFAIKKFWVSSKKTSDWEQNLCLGFDKIGVDCTGRLSGFVALQDFRLRTSIQWPKREEALNETPMIQASISFNAFRVKAAFDYQAFLVADITSLEFLMYNVRESRDGSGDRLVAMFDGDSVQVFGTTTTAAQGIALWQAIQKLVQERRESFQSSLKEIEKFMKRRSLSTSRSTVAQMEQTPKLKEEDTLSKSPISLDTDVVVTLKALNLGVFPSTFSDHQVFKVEALNAYARFAASMEQRRIHSILRMTLGQLRIGLAGVRNVEAPKTLSEISVDDVVQRATGSRGGTILNVPQVSAVMETWQKPRSNEISYIFKSAFEGKVEVGWNFSRVSYIRGMFANHAKALEQVWGKEIPLTAVKITGVPGAEQTEGEQQKITAEIDVPVSKYDYVALEPPIIETPQLRDMGEATPPLEWIGLHRDRLPNLTHQIVIVSLLELAGEVEDAYARILGSS; this comes from the coding sequence ATGGTCCAACATGGCTACATAACATGGCGATACTGGCTTCGACGAGTCCGCGATGCAGACATAATCGACGCTCGACGATCTCAATCACCCATCACAGATGCCACCCCGTCCAGTCATATTAAGAACGCTGAATTACCATGCCGTATTCAGGTGGATCTGATCGGGTTGGAGTGGTTCGTGTACAACCGCAGCCCAGCCTACGATGGCATTTTAGCAGGACTTACCGAGACCCACGACCCGGAACCTCACTCAAGCGGAGTATCAGAGAAAGATGAGGCAAATGTTCGGCTTCGAGGGTCTAAGAAAGACACAGGCGTCTCGGCTAGTAACGATAAGGAGGCAGATGTGAAAAAGCATCTTGGCGAACGCGCGAAGAACATATTTCGACGCACGACGACAGGCTTTGGGAGCGTTGAAGACGACGAAAATACAAAGGACGAGAAACCTGAACTACCTTTCATGCTTCGATTGTTTCCCGTGCACGTTCGATGCCAGAAGGCCGCTGCTGTCATAGGCAACGAAAACACAAAGGCTATTCTTGTTGCTAAAACCGACTCGCTGGACGTAGAAGTAGACGCCTCAGAGACGACCACATCTGATCCATATCGACAAACGTTCAAGGTGCAGTTCCAGCATCCAGTCATCGAAATCAAAGAGAATGAAGACTTTAAGGAGGATCAAGTCACACGTGCAACACGAGACCGTGATAATACCCACAATCAAGAAACGATATCCAAGCGGTCACTCTTTCGTCACCATCGTCGAAAGGCCGTCAATTCGCTGCGAAATTTGGTTCCCTACTGGCGGCGCTCTGTTGAATCTTTCTCAACCGATTCGCAGACAGCTATGAACACAGCTACTTCTCAGGTTCCTGGGGTTAATCAGTGGCAGGGCTTAACCAGGTATCTAGATGACCGTGATCGAGACGATAGGGCTCGCTGGGCATCTGTAGAGTATGCAGCTGTCACAACGATTCTTGACAGCCCGGAAGCTGTACTGACAGTCTTCTGGGATGCCGTGGGAAAGGTCCCGGAGCATAGTCACCACGGAGGCCCAAAGCCCTTTCCTATCAGCATCAACGGAGATGAGCCTCCTGCTTGGGGGATGACCTTTACCATAAAAGGAGGCACTATGAACTATGGTCCTTGGTCTGATCGTCAGCGAGCAGATCTGCAACGATTCTTCTTCCCGTCGTTATGCAAGGACGCCATACCGTCCAAACCTCAAAAACCGGGAGACTGGAGAGTGGCTACGACGTTCCAACTGTCCATCGAGATGGATGATGCAGTCACTTTGAGAGTACCCATTAGGGAGGAGTCCAAGAATTGGCGCTGGCGTGGCAAGGAACCACCTTTACGACATGCTAAACCTCCAACCAAACGAAAGCAGAGGAATAGGGCGAAGAAGAACAGCAAAGGCGATGCGACTCAGATTCGACCGGCAGGATGGCTGGAAGTGAAACTACCAGCTAACTCGTCGGTCAAGTTCGTCATGGATATGCTGGCTAGCTCTACCGGCTACACTACGAAACTAGACGTTGACTTGCCAGGCTCAGAGCTCTGGAGCAGTGTCAATCACGATCTATTGTGGCGATCTGGCCCTCAAAAGATATCGTGCGATTTGTCCAACCCTCTTTCTTGGAACTCTCTTAGAAATTGGCATTTTAACATTACTAGTTCCAAGATGGAGCTTTTCATGTTAAGAGACCACATCTTCCTAATTACAGATCTTGTTGATGACTGGACAACTGGCCCGCCTGCGGACTATCTGGTATATGTACCTTTCAAGTACCACCTCAACCTCAGCCTCAAATCATTAAAGGTCTACCTCAATGTTAATGAAGCCAATATCATTGACAAAGCCACAGTCATCGAGGATAACACGTATTTGATTCTTTCCAGTCCATGTTTGACCGCGAAGTCTTGCATCCCAGCTGACTCCTTCCGGCCAAGCAAGAACGCTATCCCTTTCGATGTGCGTGCTGATCAGTTGGATATGGCACTTCAGGTTCCTCAGTGGAACACACAGGCCGCTTTCCTCTCATCTAAGCAACTGGGTCATATTGAAGGCCTCGTGATAGATGGAAGCTACAATTACAATGCCACAACGTCGACAGCAAACACTGACACACTGATCCTCAACGTCCGTGGCCAATCCCCTTACATTTACCTATATGGATTTCTTGTCCGATATGTTATTCTTCTTAAGGACAACTATTTCGGAGAATTTGTTCATTTCCGAACACTAGACGAATACCAAAATCAGCTTCAattgaaaaagaagaacccCGATGCCGAGGTTGTGACACAACCCCCTCCTAAAAAGTCGAACGATATGGACGTCGTTTTGGGCGTTAGGATCGAAGATCTCAAGATCATGTTGCCGACCAATCTTTACTCGGCTGATCGTTACATTGAGGGCGAGCTAGCTGGCATCTCAGTTGACTTGCGCTTCACTAATTACTTTATGGAAGTCGAGGTTGAGGTTAGCCCTGTGAGTCTCTCGCTAGGGTGCGTTGAAGGCACCCTTGACTCTCCTAGTATGTCCTCGTCCAACACTCAGCTTTTCATTGACGGCCTGCGGATCTTTGGCCACAAGCTCTTCGGACTTCCTCCATCTGAGCCAGCTTATGTCTGTAACTGGGACGTCGATGTGGGTGGTATCACAGGAGAGTGCACAAGTGACTTCCTTGTTGCGATCGCAAAGGGCGGCAAAGCCCTTGCCTTTTGCTTCGACGATGTTGAGAACGCCCTTGTGCCTTACTCATCACTCGTCTTCTACGATATCACGTTTGCCCGTGTTGCGGTACAATCAATCCAAGTTTGGTTGCACGTCGATGAGGCTGCTTTCCTGATGTCGACTGATACTATCGACATATCTTTCAATGATTGGGCTAGATCTCATTATTCTAAACGCGCTGATATTGTTATACCAAACATTCAGATTTCATGTGTGAACGCAGAATCAGCAGGAAGACAAAAGGCGAGGCACCCTCATCCGGTTGAAACGGACGCCCATTTCAGAACAACTGTTCGTCTTGCTGTCATTGGACGCAAGTTCAATTTCAGCGAAGAACGACGAATCCAACAGGAATTGGTTCAGAGGGAGGATCAGAGGACACACCGGGTGGAGTTCCTCCTTTTACCAGAGTATGTGGATGAGCTGGTACCAGAACCTGTAGAGCCACCCGCTCAGTGCGCACCTCCGCCTCCCCATCCTGCTGTGACTCTTGAGGCTGAGATGGACGATATCTCACGCAGGACGGTGACGTCGCGTCAGTCACGAGGTTTGAGCCACAAGTCCTCGTTCCTTTCACTTGCGGAGTCCAGCAATGGCAGCATTGTACTTGGTCAGAGTCAGTATAGAACCAGATCCAGACCTAAGCAGGAAGGCCATTCAGGGGCAAACCCTTCGGCAGATAACAGACGGTCGTGGCAGTCAATAGCTTCGTTTGGATCCCTTCGCTCTGCTAATGACGTTGTCAGGGCTGGCCCTGCTTACTCGTCCGTCGCCTTTTCCAGTCAGTATGTCTCGCCTCAGTTCCCACTAAACGGTCTACGGCCAAGTACGGCTGAAGTTCCCGTCCAAATTTCTGAAGATGGCGAGCAAGATGACAGATTTGATACAAGAAGCATAGGGCTGGACGATATTGATCCTAACGGCTTAGGCGAGGACCATCCCTATCTCAGTGCTATTGTCGAATTTCCGTCTGGCATGTCTGCTTTCGTTAATCCGAACGCGCTGCGTCACGCCGCTTCGCTCCTGGATGCGTTGCAACCAAATGAGCCTGAAGACGTATTAGACACCTTTCAGATTGATGCCATGACCAAAATATTCGATCTACAAAATGAACAAGGAACCAAAGGTCAGATAAGAGACGTCATGGTTCGAATACCTAGTGCTTCATTCAGATTTTTGAATTCGACTTCTGAAGACTCTTCTGGCTATACACAGGAGGATCAGGACCAATACGACCTCACATTGTCAAGGGTGGCTTTGATGGCACGAACAAGCACCAGCTGGGATGATCCGTTTCGAGCTGAGACACGCCATTCGAGGACCTCACTTCAATTGCGCTTAGGTGCGGCAGAGCTTTCTGCATCTGAACGTAAGCCATCCTACCAGGAACCCCAGCCTGCGGTAATGGCGCAGATCGAAGATGTTACTGTATCGATAGGCGAAAAGGAGATCAGGTTTATTGATGCAGAGATTGGGTCCGTAGTAGGGAGCACTGCTTCAGGTAAGATTGAGTATCTTGCCTCGCTCATTCATCGCACGGGAAATATCGCTTCTGAGCTCGGCCATATCTTCTCTGAGACGATGGGAAAGCACGAGAATCGTTACCAGTACTTCACCTATCTTCTTTTAAAACATGGCGAGTCTATCAACGACCCTTCCTTTTTGGTTCGACCTTCTGCTGTGCTTCGATCTGCAGACGACCATCTTCGCACGAACGACTCATGGAAACTAGCCATGCGTCTACGCCAGGTATGGACTGCCATGGATCTGCAATCCAAGGCCCGCATCATTTCGCAGTGCTTTGACACCATTCCCGACTTACCGGCCCATGCTACACGATACGTATTGGATGCATTGGAGAAGTGGCGGGGTTGGGACATGGAGGACTTGACAGGTGCGCTTGTCTTGACGAATATCTTTGGGCGACTCAAGGAAACAGACAAGACCACTGGTGATCAACTCCCTCTTCTCGGTGCCTGCAGGCTTGCAGAGCTCCAGCTGGTCCTTGACCCTGGGCCAAAGCAGAACAAGATCGGTTTCATCGACCTGGCCGCAAGAATTGATCAACAGATGCAGGAAGCTGAGGTTACGCAAAACGTACCCAGTACTCCCTTCACGACTCTGAACATTTCTTGCGCAGAGGCAGGGATCAATCTAAACTGGGAACTCTGTGAGTTGGCTGAAGAAGTTTTGCAGCTTTATGGCAAGAGCCAAAACCAGGTTCAACCGATGTCAGTCATTCCGAAGCCCAAACGCCCGGCAAAGCCCAACCCTGCTACATGGCCTCCCGTCCATATCGTAGTGGAGGTGGCTAAAGGTGCCATCGAATTCGAGACCATCAATCTCAAAGCAAGGACGTTGAGTCATGGGCTGAAAATGTCTTTACTTCATCAGTCTGGCCAGGACGCCTCAAGTGCCATGAGTCTGATGCTGAATTGTAACGCCATTACCTCAATACTTCACAGCAACTCTCATGCCCTGGGCATGACACAGTTAAAGCACGCAAGCATCTTTGCATCTCATGAGCTTCAAAATACAGACGATAAGTCTAATCACACAATAAAAGCAAGTGCTGGCAGTCGTAGCTTGACGTTTGCGATCAAGGAAGACCCTATTGGGCTAATGGAAGTAATGGACCGTCTCCTTGGTGATGAGATCCAGACGGTGTACAACTTGAAGAACCAGCTAGCCAGCATGTCGAAACCCAAACCGCAAGATGAACAAAAGAAGATATCAGATCGCTTATCAAGCGTGAGATTCAATCTTGCTATGTTCTTGGACGAATACAGCATCACTATCCCCTTTCTCCAGTCTCTTACCTACAAGATCACTGGAACGGTGGCACGAGCTGCGGTTGCGGCGAATTTTggaaaagaaattattttTGATTTTGACATCAAGGAGAATTACCATGAGATGCAGATCAACGTTAGAAACAAACCTCGAAGCATCTCCCTCCTTCAGATCCCTCCCACCAATGGCCGTATCACCAGCCATATGGGCCAGGTAGAGCGCCAGATTAATGTCCTGTCATCTCTGGAAATCGTTCAGCTAGACGCATCTGCCGTTTACAGCCTTCTCACTGCACTCAACAGACCTCAAATATCCAGTGCTGTTCAGGAGTTGCAGCAGCAAACCAAAGTGATTCAAGACCGTGTCACCGAAATCTTTGGTGCAGATGGAGATGGGTCTCCCAAAATGGCTACCAAGCCTACCAAAGCAGAGAATCCAAACTTGAGAGTCGTATACAATGTTCATTTAACATTAGCCGGCCTCCAAGTCTTTGCCAAAACATCTCTCAAGTCACAGGCCGAACCAATGGCTCAAGTCTTATTCTCCTTGGACAGGTCGCATTTACATGCGTCAAACCGACATGAAGCTCATGGTCCCATTCTAAAATACCCCGAGATTCATCTCAACTTGAGCCACATTGGCCTCGATATTCGTAGAGGTAGCGAGGACTTGATGAGATCTTGTGGAAATCTGGGTGTCGGCGTAGAAGTCTCTGCCAACTCCACCCTAGGCGACGACGGTAAAGAGGACTGGGCATTCAACTTCAGGAGCGACGATTTCGAATGTAATCTAGCTCCTGAAACTATATCGACCGTTGTTGACGTTCTGGGTTACATGGGTGAGAAGATCAAGGATCTTGACACTTCTCGCGAACTGGATTATCTCAGAAAGCTGAGACAGTCCAAGCCCAAGATCACGATCAATGGCGACGACGAGCGAGAAGAGGTTGACCTTATCGACTCTGTGCTTGCATCCGTGCAGTATCAATTTGAACTCAGGAACATCCGTGTTCGTTGGAGCGTTGCGGACAACGTGGCTGACAAGTCCAGTACTAAGGAGGATCTGGTTTTGTCTGTCAAACTTTTCGAGTTCGGCACAAGAACCAAACGATCAGCGCGATTATCCATTGAGAACTTTCAGATCCAGATGGTGCCCCTCGGCCAGGACATGAACGTTCGTTCACTGCACTCAGCACTGCTACCCGTGATCACCTTCAATATTGCATACATGTCAACTGCCTCAGCGCGAAGGATGGCATTCCAGGCTGTTGGCGAATCACTAGACTTGCGGTTGACATCTGCGTTCATTGTACCGGCTGCACACTTAGCCGAGTCCATTACGCTCTCGTTAAATAATGTCGCACAAGCATCAACACAATGGAATACAGCAGTCACAACAGACAAAAAGGCAGATGAGTTGCCCAAGTCGCAGCCACAACGAAGCGTCTTTGGCAACAAAAGGTTGGAAAGCCTATTGATTGATGCGGATTTTGCTGGTGCGGTTGTCTACATCGCTAGCAAGAGATCATTGAACAATTCATCAAAGGCTCTTGGGCGTCCATCACTTGCAGGAAAATACGGCCAATTCAATACGGAGGACTCTGAGAGCGGGACAGTCCTTCGCAGTCCCGGCTTGGCTTGGAAGATCGAATACCGCGATGATGCTCAAGATGATCCCTCGCTGTATGGTGAGATCAAAGTCGACGCCTCCAGTAACATTTTGTATCCCTCTGTTGTTCCGCTCGTTATGGATATGCTTTCAAGTGTCAAGCAGGTTGTCAAGGATGACGAGGAACCTGAACAGTCAAACAAGCCGGAAGAGTCCAAGCCAACCGCCAACAAGTCTGGTGAAGGTGATAATATCATCACTGCAGACCCAAGTGCAGTGTTGGGCCGCCTGAAGCTCAACTTGGGCCTAAGAATCTGCAGGCAAGAATTTTCTCTGAGTTGTCAACCTATTGCTCGTGTTGCAGCCACGGCATGCTTCGATAACATCTACTTTACGGTCAATACTGTCAGGTCCCTGGAGCAGGGAAACTTCTTTGCTATTTCAGGAGATTTTACTAAACTGCATGCCACCGTTCAGCACGTTTACTCACGTGAATCAACGGCAAGTTTCGAGCTTGATTCGATCACTTTGTCATTCATGAACAGCAAGCATGTAAGCGGAACCAGTGGAGTGTCGGCCATATTGAACGTGAGTCCCATGGCCGTATCCATCAACGCTAAGCAGGCACAAGACTTCTTGCTCTTCCGTGAAATTTGGTACCCCAGCGAGCTGCGATCTGCTAGTGCGGCGCCTGTTGCGAAGATGAGTACCGAGACTTCTCAAAGTGGGCATCTCGTGCAACGGTATCAGCAGGTCGCAGCAACAGCGGCTTTCCCGTGGACTGCGACTATCTCGATTGCTGCCCTTGACGTTACCATTGATCTTGGACAGGCCATTGGTAAATCAGCCTTTGCCATAAAGAAATTCTGGGTATCGTCCAAGAAGACGTCGGACTGGGAGCAAAATCTCTGTTTGGGATTTGACAAGATTGGCGTTGACTGTACCGGTCGACTGAGTGGCTTCGTAGCTTTGCAAGACTTCCGTCTGCGCACCTCGATCCAATGGCCGAAACGCGAAGAGGCTCTCAACGAAACACCCATGATCCAGGCTTCCATAAGCTTTAACGCCTTCCGAGTCAAGGCTGCTTTCGATTACCAGGCCTTCCTGGTAGCTGATATAACTTCACTTGAATTTCTCATGTACAACGTACGTGAGAGTCGAGATGGTAGTGGAGACAGACTTGTCGCCATGTTCGATGGCGACTCGGTTCAGGTCTTCGGGACAACCACCACAGCAGCACAAGGTATTGCGTTATGGCAGGCTATTCAGAAGCTTGTgcaagagagaagagagagctTCCAGAGTTCACTGAAGGAGATTGAGAAATTCATGAAGAGGAGATCTTTGTCGACATCTCGAAGCACAGTCGCTCAGATGGAGCAAACACCAAAGCTGAAGGAGGAAGACACGCTCTCGAAGTCGCCAATCTCTCTGGACACAGATGTGGTTGTGACGCTCAAGGCACTGAACCTGGGCGTTTTCCCCAGCACATTTTCGGATCATCAAGTATTCAAGGTTGAAGCTCTCAATGCATATGCTCGCTTCGCTGCCAGCATGGAGCAAAGACGCATTCATAGTATTTTGAGAATGACGCTGGGACAACTTCGCATTGGTCTTGCCGGAGTTCGGAACGTTGAAGCACCGAAGACTTTGAGTGAAATTTCCGTTGATGATGTCGTTCAACGCGCAACAGGGTCGAGAGGAGGAACCATCCTCAATGTTCCACAGGTATCAGCAGTGATGGAAACATGGCAAAAACCACGATCGAACGAGATCAGTTATATCTTTAAGAGTGCATTCGAAGGCAAGGTGGAAGTGGGATGGAACTTTTCGCGTGTGAGTTACATTCGAGGAATGTTTGCGAATCATGCAAAGGCACTTGAGCAAGTTTGGGGCAAGGAGATACCCCTTACTGCAGTCAAGATTACAGGAGTGCCTGGGGCAGAACAAACCGAAGGCGAACAGCAAAAGATCACTGCCGAGATCGACGTGCCAGTGTCAAAATACGACTATGTGGCGCTGGAGCCGCCCATCATCGAGACACCGCAACTACGCGACATGGGCGAAGCAACACCACCGCTCGAATGGATTGGTCTTCACCGTGATCGACTGCCGAACTTGACTCACCAGATTGTGATTGTATCACTTCTGGAGTTGGCAGGGGAGGTCGAAGATGCATATGCCCGCATCTTGGGTTCATCATGA